AAACTAGTATTCGCTGTACTAATTCGAGTTAGCGAGCGCTGGAGCCAAAGATAATTTACTCAACTAGAAGAAAAACAACTTAAGCAATTACTTCGTGAGCGAGGCAATACAAATGTAGAATTTGAAACAAAAATAGAAACTAAAAAACGCCGTAGTGCTGGTTCTGTCGCCGCTTAACTTTTACAGGAGATTAAGGGCTTGACCTGCGGACCAAAAAGTTGGCGCATGAAACAGCATGTAGACTTGCGCTAAAAGGAGGAAAACTAGTAAGTAAAAACCTGTCTCGGTGAGTGTTTTGTATGGCCGGTTTTCAGGTGAAATCATATGGCCGGATTTGAGGTGAAAAATGAGGGCGCTAGGGGTGGCTCACTTTCTAATTACCGTTTGGCTTAATTTCTAATTGGCATGTCTAACAAGGACCGTAAACATATTTAAAGTCGCCTTGGCTCATAAATTCCTCTGATTCTCTATTTAATTCGAAAGTATCCGATCTTTAGATCCATGAACCAGTGCATGGGTTTTTGGTGGCAATCCAATGTGGGTAGCTATCACCGGGCACTTGACCTTCAGTAGAAAGAAGATGTTGGCCTTTATTTCGCTGAGTGTCTCAAAGTTACCCTGGCCCTTGGCAATGATCAGGTCAGCCTTGTAAAAATTCTCAAGAAAGTCGGCGCTGCAGTCCTCTAGAATCGTGCCGGGTGCATCAGAGCCGTTGTCGATGACCCTGGTAAGCTCGTGCAAACCCGTTGCACGGGCATCGTCGATAGTAGCGTCATTGATTACTGGTCGGCCACGCACGGCCAGCGTCACCCGCTTCGGGCCAAGTTCTTCAATTAGAAGGCGGTCGAAAACTATCTCACCAGCATTGTCTGCGAGGTAAAGAATATCTTTTGCCTTTTCCACTTGTCTTTGGAATTCCTCAAAGTCTCCATACACATCGTTTATGCACGACATTCGCAGAGATTCTTTTATCTGGCTTTCTTCAAGATTACTTTTAACTCCAAGATCGATAACGTTGGCTGCAATGCTTGCTTTTGCTGCGGCGAACAATGGATGTGGGTCTTGTTTTACAACCGCCCTGATTTCGGGTAGCAGCGACATGGCCATTTGATTGAAACTGTTTTTTGCCGTTCGGTAAGGGTCTTTTACCCCAGTCAGCTCGCGAAGTCTGCGATGAATTATTTGGCCAAACCAGGGTGGCGGTCGGTTGAGATCTAGGTCAGCCGCGAGACGAAGCACCTCGCGGACAACCTGCTCGTGGAGGCGAATATTCTCAGTAGTGTTTCGGGCTGCATCGAGGCACTGGCGCAAAAAACAGGGAATGCAGTCGAGATAGATGTTCAAATAGCACCTCCGCATGTCGCAATTATCCTTAAAAATATATTCATTAGCTTATCTCTCCGATACTGGAAATAATTCTTAGTCTTTTGACGGTTGCTTGGAGTGCCTTCACGGTAGCATCCACATCGGCCTCCTGGCTGTTTCTACCAAAGGAGATGCGTATAGAGCCCTGTGCGTCGCGCGCAGCGATTCCCATTGCGAGCAGAACATGGGAGGGCTCTGGATCGCCTGTAGAGCATGCAGATCCAGTCGACACGCAGATACCTTGAAGATCCAATCCCAGGACGATGGATTCGCCATCAATAGAGTCGAAGGTAAGGTTTGAGGTGTTTGGCACTTGGGGTGCCCGGCACTTGGGGTGCCCGGCCTCAAGCACCTGCGGGTGAAGCGGTGTCGTGGCGTTGTGGTCTAGATATATCATGTCCGATCTTTGGCGTGCCTCCAGCTGTCCCAGTCCTCGATGGCGGCATGGAGTGCTCGCACCCCCAACAATGAGCAGTGTTGTTTGTGTTCGGGGATTCCGCCCAGTGCATCGATAACATCATCATCAGTGATGAGCCGGGCTTCCTCAAGGGTTTTGTCTTCGGCAAGAGTAGTCAGCATGCTGCTCGTGGCGATGGCCCCGGGGCAACCGAAGGATTTGAAAACGATTTTATCGATTCGTCCGTTTCGCACGGCGATCCAGAGCTTCATCTGATCGCCGCATTCTGGATCGCCAACCAGGCCAAAGCCGTCAGTCTCGGTCGCTGCTAGCTCGCCCACGTTAAGCGGGTTCACGAAGTGATCTATCACTAACTCGTTGTAGAAGAGCATCGGGCTCGGCAGGTTATCCGGATCCAGAGTGTTGTTACCTTTATCTGCCATAGGCACCCCCAAAACCTCTTGTTTAGAGTACCGCCTCGTTTCCATCATGATCGTGTTAAAACTCTCTTTCTATCATCGTCTGCGCCGCGAAGAGGAAGGCATGCAGCAGCTTCCATCTAAACAGCTTGATTTACACCAACCATCACCTTTCAGAATGAAGCTGGTACTACCAGCAACGATTCGCCGCACATTTTTGCCGCATTTTGGGCAACGGGTAAGCGCGGGTTCCTTGATCGATTGCTGCTGCTCGAACTCCCCGCATTTTTCACATTCATATACATACGTTGGCATGATACTAACTCCTAGTGTTTATAGAGATTGTTACTTGTCTGCGCAATCAGCCATGACTACAACAAAGGCGCCGTCACCTGTATTCGGGCGCACCGGTTCGATATTTGTGATCTCGGCCAACGGGCGAAAAAGAGTCTGTCCCCATGAACGAGGGTTGAAGCCCTGAGTCCGAAGAAGATCAACCACTTCGGCTACGGAATAAAATACTGCCTCGCGATAGAACAAGCTCTTTAACTGATATTCGAGGTAGCCTTGTCCGATCTTACTTTGGCGATCTATGAATCCGATCACGAGCTTACCTTCAGGCCGAAGTACGCGACGAGCCTCGGCAAGCATCCTATCGGGTGAGCTGACGAAGCATATAGTTGTGACGATGAGCACGTAGTCAAAGGAGCCATCCAGGAACGGTAGCTCCTCTGCAACGCCCTTAGTCGTTTTTATACCACGATCTGCTGCTCGCGTAAGCATGGCGTCGGACGGGTCGAGTCCCATGGCAATGCCCAATGGTCCCGCGAATCGTCCCGTACCAACGCCTATTTCTAGACCACGACCGCCCCAGGGGACTAGCATCCGTAGAGCGAGAAGCTCTGAAATATAGGCCGCTTGGTGTACTTCGAACCAATTGTCGTAACGCTCAGAATGAGCATCGAAGGGGCCAGTCTTCGCGGTTTTTATTTCAAAAGTATCCATCTAATTTTCACACCTTGCGTTGCGGCGTACTTTTAGAAATTGTGTGGAATAGTAATCTCACGTAGGAACTATCTAACTCTATGAAGCGGCGCGCTGCACCACTTTAACTAGAGAGATAGCCTTATTTGGGCATTTGTCGATGCACGAGCCGCAGCCTGTGCATTTTCTCGAATCGATCACCACGGTGTAGTTTGAACTCATACTAATGGCCTGTTCAGGACAGATATCAAGGCACAAGCCGCAGTTCATGCAGCGCTTTTGGTCAAGCACGGCAGTCATTTTCAAAACCCCTTTATTTTCAGATTGGTTTATAGATACCGGTTGGTTTAAGCGGCTAGCTTCGATTTCTTCGATCCTTTGAGTAATGATATTGAGTTGATCCTTCATGTTTTGCTCTTGTGCCTTGAGCGCTTGGACTTGTGGATTGGTGTCCCGCGGCTCTAGGACTGTTGGAAAAGGACCAACTATAGGCATAACAGCCTGGCCTCTTCCAAAACCTCTTCTATAACCGCCTCCTATCCACATGCACTGACCGCCTCCGCCTCTACCTCCGCGACCGCGGCCCCGTCCCATACCTTGTCCTTTGCCTCCACCACCGTATCCATATCCGTTGCTCATCGTAATTAACTCTTCCTTTTTTCTGTAACTCGCCTGGCCGAGTAGATTGATTGGAACTACAAAATAAGCAACCGAGACAGGAGGTATCGGCCTGCAACCGTCCCGGTGTTAATAAGGATAAGCCTATACTGGGTTACTTAGTTTTTGACCCTTCATCTGACGATTCTACTTTGTTAATCCGATTACGCAAGTCGTCCAATGCTTGCTCGAAGTACTTAGCTTGATTTTTCAAAGCCTCCAGCTCTTGCTCCTTGGTCATCAGAGGATTGAATGTGGCCGGAAAAGGAGGCGCATAACCGGGCCAGCCCACAAAAGAGTGCTGCCAGTTAGGAACTCCGGTGGCATAATACCCATAGCGATGGCGCCAACCACCTCCAGCTCCACGTCCCCAGCCCCAACCACTACCGCCTCGCCCCCAGGCGTGGTTCATGAATCCAGGGTCAGGGTATCCCGCACAGTACCCAGCTCTACGTCCGCTCATCGGCCCAAATCCGGCTGGACCTGTTCTATCTCCTCCTGGCATTATTAATCTCCTTTCCTTTTTTGTTTTTTTGTTTAGCTACCATCCCCTCCGTAATCTCCTTCCATGACGGTAGCGGTGTCTGTGTTGCCGACCGGGACACCCCGGCATAAGAAAGGTCTGCTCGGTTAGGCCCCCTGTGAAAAAAGCGGCGATAATTTCATCTAGCGGACCGCAGGTGTTCGCGATTAACCTCATGCCTACTGAGCTAAGCATTGCTTCCAGAGGCCACGAGACTGCACCGCAAATGAGGACTTTACCACCCAGCTCGACAATGCGTTTGGCCTTAGTGATTATGTCCTCGTCGGCAATATGTGCCTCCTTTCGGATCAGCTCGCCATCCGAGTTCGCGGTCACTAATAAAAAGCATCTCGCAACATCAAGCACCGGTGAGATCCTGTTCCCATCGACCGCTAGCACGACCTTCATGCATAAATATTTTAAGCAATTTTAGTGCCAATAGCTAAATATTTTATTTTAATTAGCAATTACAACAGGTTATATGTTATATAAATATATATAATTGCTACCT
The genomic region above belongs to Deltaproteobacteria bacterium and contains:
- a CDS encoding DUF89 family protein — its product is MNIYLDCIPCFLRQCLDAARNTTENIRLHEQVVREVLRLAADLDLNRPPPWFGQIIHRRLRELTGVKDPYRTAKNSFNQMAMSLLPEIRAVVKQDPHPLFAAAKASIAANVIDLGVKSNLEESQIKESLRMSCINDVYGDFEEFQRQVEKAKDILYLADNAGEIVFDRLLIEELGPKRVTLAVRGRPVINDATIDDARATGLHELTRVIDNGSDAPGTILEDCSADFLENFYKADLIIAKGQGNFETLSEIKANIFFLLKVKCPVIATHIGLPPKTHALVHGSKDRILSN
- a CDS encoding aminotransferase class V-fold PLP-dependent enzyme — protein: MPNTSNLTFDSIDGESIVLGLDLQGICVSTGSACSTGDPEPSHVLLAMGIAARDAQGSIRISFGRNSQEADVDATVKALQATVKRLRIISSIGEIS
- a CDS encoding iron-sulfur cluster assembly scaffold protein: MLFYNELVIDHFVNPLNVGELAATETDGFGLVGDPECGDQMKLWIAVRNGRIDKIVFKSFGCPGAIATSSMLTTLAEDKTLEEARLITDDDVIDALGGIPEHKQHCSLLGVRALHAAIEDWDSWRHAKDRT
- a CDS encoding zinc ribbon domain-containing protein — encoded protein: MPTYVYECEKCGEFEQQQSIKEPALTRCPKCGKNVRRIVAGSTSFILKGDGWCKSSCLDGSCCMPSSSRRRR
- a CDS encoding class I SAM-dependent methyltransferase encodes the protein MDTFEIKTAKTGPFDAHSERYDNWFEVHQAAYISELLALRMLVPWGGRGLEIGVGTGRFAGPLGIAMGLDPSDAMLTRAADRGIKTTKGVAEELPFLDGSFDYVLIVTTICFVSSPDRMLAEARRVLRPEGKLVIGFIDRQSKIGQGYLEYQLKSLFYREAVFYSVAEVVDLLRTQGFNPRSWGQTLFRPLAEITNIEPVRPNTGDGAFVVVMADCADK
- a CDS encoding 4Fe-4S binding protein, whose amino-acid sequence is MSNGYGYGGGGKGQGMGRGRGRGGRGGGGQCMWIGGGYRRGFGRGQAVMPIVGPFPTVLEPRDTNPQVQALKAQEQNMKDQLNIITQRIEEIEASRLNQPVSINQSENKGVLKMTAVLDQKRCMNCGLCLDICPEQAISMSSNYTVVIDSRKCTGCGSCIDKCPNKAISLVKVVQRAAS
- a CDS encoding DUF5320 domain-containing protein, producing MPGGDRTGPAGFGPMSGRRAGYCAGYPDPGFMNHAWGRGGSGWGWGRGAGGGWRHRYGYYATGVPNWQHSFVGWPGYAPPFPATFNPLMTKEQELEALKNQAKYFEQALDDLRNRINKVESSDEGSKTK